A single genomic interval of Cucumis sativus cultivar 9930 chromosome 5, Cucumber_9930_V3, whole genome shotgun sequence harbors:
- the LOC116403935 gene encoding cation/H(+) antiporter 4-like — protein MASNVTIYNDVFGSDHGSFLTLCLNTPPKINSDGIWEFVFGAAPCLFSASFVGASPQTGLILGSSWRGSFESFDNFKDGVFATASQEIVGLLAGFGYTLFVFLIGVRMDLSVVKRSGRQSLIGGILSIVIPAILGSLTAFGLSRFSKTHGTADMEFIAAHQSYTSFAVMVCLLDHLKILNSEVGRLVLSTTIVADLVGLSFSLIITVIENVRSQGALNGLMTFAMAIGSLVLIVFLFRPAMLWIVRSTPSGRPVPDGYICIIILLVLVSSVTSNIMGRTVYSGPFILGLTVPEGPPLGASLVKKLDSIITSVFVPLFVTISVMKVDLSFLYYDGEFLIHSIIVIFISSIGKLAVSVGTALYFKMSSHDALAFGLIMCSKGIVELAACSYFYDSNLLYEQTFAVLIADILIFSILMPMVVKWFYDPSRKYSHYQKKNILNLKPDAELSILGCIHTQDGLPVLLNLLDASCPTEESPISLYALHLVELVGRATPVFITHELHEQKSSSEVMVSDSIIQMLRKYEMRNEGVVSIEVFTAIAPMKLMHDDICTVAVKKLTSIIILPFHRRWTREGFVDSEDSTIRALNCQVLERAPCSVGILIDRGHLSSYRSFGGSCASLLQVAMVFLGGQDDREAFSFARRMVKEVSSAQLTVIRLIAEDESISHWEMVLDTELLTTT, from the exons ATGGCTTCCAATGTCACCATTTACAATGATGTTTTTGGTTCAGATCATGGGAGTTTCCTAACCCTTTGCTTGAATACGCCTCCCAAGATTAATTCCGATGGCATTTGGGAATTTGTTTTTGGGGCTGCTC CTTGTCTTTTCTCTGCTTCTTTTGTTGGTGCTTCGCCACAGACTGGCTTGATACTTGGATCATCATGGAGGGGAAGTTTTGAATCATTTGACAACTTCAAAGATGGTGTATTTGCCACTGCATCACAAGAAATAGTGGGTTTGCTGGCAGGATTTGGGTACACACTTTTTGTGTTTCTTATTGGAGTTAGGATGGATTTAAGTGTGGTTAAAAGATCAGGAAGGCAATCTTTGATAGGTGGTATTTTATCAATAGTTATTCCTGCAATACTTGGTTCGTTGACAGCATTTGGTTTATCAAGATTTAGTAAGACACATGGAACGGCTGACATGGAGTTTATAGCCGCACACCAATCATACACTTCATTTGCTGTTATGGTTTGCCTTCTTGACCATCTCAAAATTCTGAATTCTGAAGTTGGTCGTTTGGTACTTTCTACTACAATTGTAGCTGATTTGGTGGGTCTGAGTTTCTCCTTGATAATTACTGTTATTGAAAATGTTCGAAGCCAGGGTGCTTTGAATGGCTTGATGACTTTTGCTATGGCGATTGGATCGTTGGTCcttattgtgtttttgtttcgTCCTGCGATGCTCTGGATTGTTAGGTCTACACCAAGTGGGAGGCCTGTGCCGGATGGATACATATGCATCATCATTCTATTGGTGCTTGTATCTAGTGTAACTTCTAACATTATGGGACGAACCGTTTATTCAGGACCATTTATCTTGGGTTTGACTGTGCCTGAAGGACCACCTTTAGGAGCCAGTCTAGTGAAGAAACTGGATAGCATTATTACATCGGTTTTCGTTCCGCTCTTTGTCACTATTTCTGTGATGAAGGTTGATCTTTCATTCCTTTACTACGATGGAGAATTTTTGATCCATTCTATTATTGTGATCTTTATATCCAGTATTGGAAAATTGGCTGTTTCTGTTGGTACTGCTCTATATTTCAAGATGTCTTCTCATGATGCCTTGGCATTTGGCCTCATAATGTGTAGCAAAGGCATTGTAGAGCTTGCTGCTTGCTCTTACTTTTATGACAGCAAT TTATTATATGAGCAGACTTTTGCAGTGTTAATTGctgatattttgattttctcgATACTGATGCCGATGGTCGTGAAATGGTTCTATGATCCTTCAAGAAAATATTCTCACTACCAGAAAAAGAACATTCTCAATTTGAAGCCTGATGCTGAGTTGAGCATACTAGGATGCATTCATACGCAGGATGGTCTTCCTGTTTTGCTTAACCTTCTCGATGCATCATGCCCGACCGAGGAGTCTCCTATTTCTCTGTATGCTCTTCACCTTGTAGAATTGGTTGGTCGAGCTACGCCGGTTTTCATCACACATGAGCTTCATGAACAAAAAAGTTCATCCGAAGTGATGGTCTCAGATAGTATTATTCAAATGCTTCGCAAGTACGAAATGAGGAACGAAGGTGTTGTATCGATTGAGGTATTCACAGCAATTGCTCCGATGAAACTAATGCACGACGACATCTGCACCGTAGCGGTTAAAAAGCTCACTTCCATTATAATTCTTCCATTTCATCGAAGATGGACAAGAGAAGGATTCGTGGATTCAGAGGATAGCACAATAAGGGCATTAAATTGCCAAGTCCTTGAGCGAGCACCGTGCTCAGTGGGAATCCTCATTGACCGTGGCCATCTTTCGAGCTATCGTTCGTTTGGAGGTTCTTGTGCATCGTTATTACAAGTTGCAATGGTTTTTCTTGGTGGTCAAGACGACAGGGAAGCATTTTCGTTTGCTAGACGCATGGTTAAAGAGGTGAGTAGTGCTCAACTCACAGTGATACGGTTAATTGCAGAAGATGAGAGCATAAGCCATTGGGAGATGGTTCTTGACACGGAACTGTTGACGACGACGTGA